Genomic segment of Drosophila ananassae strain 14024-0371.13 chromosome 2L, ASM1763931v2, whole genome shotgun sequence:
CAAAATACTATTAACAGTAGCAGCCCTTTGTTCGGGATGCAAATTATTTCGAGTAAGCTTTGGAATGAAATTAACTTTTTGTTTGTACACCGATGACCTTTCAGTATAGAGAGAATGTGTCTTCAAATTTACATTGAGCTCCAtagaaaatatcaaaaataaaaaacttactAGACAGCTTATGAGtaagctaaaaataaaaaaaaagagaaaaagccGGCCGGCGTAAATAGAAGACAGCTCTCTTTTtacgcaacaaaaaaagtatTCTCTCTTAGCTTTCAAAAAAACTAACATTTTAAAAGCTTTGACTTTAAAATAACTCAATgaaaaaactagaaaatcaAGCTTTTGAgtgatttttgtttaacatTTAGGAACAACAACTTTTTAGGTAGGAGtgctttttttatatttttgttaggaatttttttttttgtatttctgtaAAAAGTACATTTTGATTAATATTTCAGCATCTATTTGAGCTTGAACTCCGCCACTTGGTGGCCCGAATTAAGAACCAGAGTCTCCGGGGTTGTGGGGGCCCCAAGGCGCAGCCACTCTCTCGGAAGTCCTGCATCCTGCCGGGCGGATTGCAGGGCCTGCTGCAGGGCGAATATCACGCTGACTGCCAAAACGCAAGGCGGCTCCCCCGTGGCCTTCGATCGCATAAATCCAGCCCCATTAGGCCGCGGATTATGCATCAGCTCCACCCTGAAGTCGATGGGTATGTCCTTGGCCCCCAGCGGCTTGTAGTTCCAGGTGCGGTTGGTCAGCAGGCGTCCATTGTCGCCCTCGTAGATAAGCAGTTCGCTGAGCCAGTAGCCCAGGCCCATCACGAAGGCACCCTCCACCTGCCCCACATCTATCCAGGGACTCAGGCTCTCGCCAGCGTCTTCCAGTAGGTCCACCCTTTTGATAAGGATGTTGCCCGTAAGGACATCTATCTCCACTTCGGAGAGGGCCAGTCCCAGGACCTGGTAGGTCTGCATGTCTCCCGCCTTGCATTGATCCGAGGCGATAAGGTTGATTAACTGGGCGTTGGCGGCCTCCACAGTTTCCACCCAGGAGGCCTTCGGTTTTCTCACTGGCTTCAATCGTGCATTTAAAGTTTCACAAATCTTTCGCACCGCAAAGCAAACACTCTCGCTTCCGATGGCGTATCCTGTGACCATGGAGTTGGCTCCGTTGATTGTCTCCGAGGACTCCACCTTTATGTAGCTCAGGTCGATGCCCAACGTGTAGGCGGCAACTTGAGCCACCTTTGTGTTCATGCCTGGAGAATCAGAAGGACAAAATCAGagacataaataaaaatgttaccTAAAGTCTGCATTATACCTTGTCCCATTTCGATGCCTCCATGGGTGACTACAACTGTTCCATCCACATGATAAATAGCCACTGTTGCTGGAAACTGACCAAGGTATATTATTGGAAAGTTCATCACGGATAATCCCAGTCCTCGCTTTTTCCATCTGTTGTTAGAATTATAGGCCTCGATCTCCTTCTTCCGGGAGAAGTACTCTCTCGTTTTCAGGAACTCTGGCAGCAGAGTTGCCATCTTActctttttgtttatattgGCTAATCGCACATCTGCCGGGTCCTTCTGGATCTCGAAAGCCACATGTTCGATAATGTTCTCCATCATAGCGATTCCCTCAACCGATCCTGGAGCCCGGCACCAGGTGGAACTAGGGGCGTCTGTAAGCACCGCGTGGCCACTTACCTTGAAGTTGCTCTCCGTGAACTCGTAACAATTGGATGCAGTTGAGGTGGAGTGTCCTTGGACAGGACTTTCGTTAGTATTCCAACCAGCATCTTCATAGAAATCGTTGGATAAGCCCACGATTTTGCCATTCGATTTCACATGGCATTGGTACTCCGAGCGGCAGGCCCATCTCTTTCCATTGCATTCCATCATGGATTCTATGGTCTGAACAAATCGGACAGGACGATTCAACTTGTAAGCCGCCAAGGAGGCGGCGCAAGCCACCTGATTGCCACGAGAAATCTTGGATCCGTAACCTCCGCCCAGTCTGCGTACCTGAAGCTGTACATCCTTAGCCTTTATTTGGAGCATGTGTGCAATTGCGGACTGGGTGTGATCCATCCACTGAGTGGCCGAAAAGACCCGAAGTCCATCCTCGAAAGGAATAACCACTGTTGTCTGTGGTTCCATAGTGAAGTGATATTGCAGTCCCATCTCGAAGATTCCGCGCACCTCAACATCTGGTTTATCGGAGAACTTGACGTCCTTTAGTTTCGAAACAGCCAGTGGCACAATTCGGGATGCGTCCAATGTGGGAGATGAGAATACGTGCTTTAAGCTTGGCATTAATTGGAAATCGGCCCGCGGATTACTGTAGTTGATATTTACGAACTTGACAGCCCTTTGAGCTTGATCAGCAGTCAGGGCCACAATCATTCCCACCGGTTGTTCCGAGTAAAGCACCAATCCCGAGCAGAAGATCTCCTCCGCCTGGTAGCCGAAACTTGGCTCACAGAAAGTGTTTGTTCCAGGAATGTCCTTTGCAGAATAAAAAGCGACGACACCAGGTTGTTGGAGAGCCTCGGACGCATCGATCTGGTCAATGGTGGCTCCTACTTTGGTGGCACCCACAAAGGCGCAATAAACGGAGTTGGAAGCGGTCAACACATCGTTCATGTAGGTAGCTTCTCCGGAGCACTGTATCATTCCCTCTAACTTTTGCACTGCCTGGGTGACAGGGTAGTTTTGCTTTTGGGTCTGGAAGAGCTGCATTCCGGAGGAAAGGGGCCTCTGAAGGCTTTGCCCACCACTCTTGAACTTCTCACTGACTTCCGCATCGGGAGCATGTTTCAGTAGGAACTTGTATAGGAGTCCACAGGCCAGCTTGGAGCGGTAAGCTGGACTAGCATCGGGCAGGACTTCGTCCGGCTGGATAAGGTTCTCTAGTTTGTTGAACAGTTGCTCTATTAGACCGCTCTCAAAGGGCTTATGGCCCACCATTAGCTGCTCTATGGGTGCGGCATGGGTAAAATCAGGACGAATGCCTCCAAAACAAATCCGAGCTGATTCTACGGTAGAATCCGATTCCACTTCTAGGAGAAAGGCTGCATTTACATAAGCATGGGCATTCTGGGCACGTGGCATGATCTAGACAAGAatgctaaataaataaaaggaatATGAATAGTGTTCTATATGCGGTACCTTATAAGAGTCATATATGAATTTATCCTTGGGATATGCTGGAAGATGGAATGCCTTGAGCACCAGTTTTTTATTCGAATCACTTAAAAACTCTTCCAAAGTCATTTCTTGTTCATCAGTAGCGTTTTCCATTGCCAATACTTTCACATCCAGGGCCTCAAATGAAATAAAGATGTCCGATGGAAACTCCGGATgatgtttttttgttgcaatATTTCCAGCCAAGGTGccagactaaaagtgggacATATTAAAAGAATCTAAAAGTCACAATGTCTAGAATAGGAAGACTTACATTTCTCACTGGTACGTTGGCCACCAAATCGATGTGATTCCAAAGAACTTCAAGATACTCAAAGCCTGGTTGCTTCGAAGTGCTCTGGAGGATTTCCATGGTCTGAGTCAGACTCATATTAGCTCCCAGTTTCAATTGTTGGGAATCAGAGCTATGCTGGTATAGTTCCTCCAGGCCACTCACATCTATAAAGTGCTTGATATCAGGGGATCTGCGATAGACACCGTGAGCTGTGTTTCCCGCCACCAGCATAAACTCATCCGAATCCTCAATATTCTCCAGAGCTTCGAACAATTCAACTAGGGTTTTGGGCCAGTACCACTGGTAGCCTTCCTCGTAAATAAGTTTAGACCGCTGGCAGCCACCCCCGCAAATTTTACCCGTTCGCGGACAATTCCTTGGCTTTACAGACAGATCTTCAATGTCCGTACATTCAGCTGGAACCTCAATGTCGCTGTCCACTGCGAAGGACTTCATGGCATCCAGAATTGGACGGTAACCGGTGCATCGGCATATGTTACCTCCGAAAGAGTTCTCCACCTCCGACATGGTCACTCTCCCGCCGTGCTGCTCCAACAGGCCATACATGTTCATCACGAATCCGGGCGAGCAATAACCGCACTGGGTGCCATTCATCTTAGCCAGCCGCTTCTGAATTGGATGGTAGCCGCTGTTCTGGTTGCCCAGACCCTCGCAGGTAACGATCTCCAGCTGGGAGCAGGTATTCAGCAGCTTGAGGCACTGCAATCGGGAATGGGATAAGTGGGTCGTTAGTGCTGCAGAATGATTCGGCTGATCTCTGACCCACTGAATTAACGGTCCAGGAGCTCTTGCCATCGCTCACAGCGCAGACACAGGCACCGCATCCTCCCTCCTGGCACATGAACTTGGTTGCCGTCAGTTGGGCGTGCTCCCGGATGAAAGTATTCAGAGTGATGTCCGGCGGGAGGTCGGTCAGGTTAACTGTGAAGATTATTTATGCACttcataattttaaaattctatCCTTAATCCTTAAATACCCGAATAAGGCTGTCCGTTAATagtaaaggtggtggacattttTCCAAATGGTGTTCTAACCACAGAATGATTGGAAGATCCAAGCTCAACTGGCGCTAACTAATTCCAGAGCTCCCAATTTAAAcccaaatttaaattaatttagttAAATGGTTTTAAACAAagtttgaatttgaaaaatgcAACTAACTTACAAATTATTAACAACTGGTTCATTGTTGCAGAAAAGCTTTGTTATTTGTGTAAATTGTGCAGCCTTTGAAATTTATTGTGTTGCACAAATAAAAAGCCATTGTTTGGTAAACCGATTAGCGAAACTAATGGGCATTTGCACAAAGCGCAGCAGCAGATTTGATCGGTTTTTGGAAGCTTAAAATATACCTTATTATTAAGCACTTTTATCCCCAACAAGCCGTAATGTTCATCAATATTGGCCCTCTTATCGCATTTCGGATTTTGTATCTTGACGCgacttaattaattaaatacatGTTCCCTCCTCGTTGTTTCCTTTATTAACCCTGTCCGAAAAggccgaaaaaaaaactgtcaactcattggtatatcatttgtcaaaatatataaatcggGGTTTTCTTTCGGGGAACGGTGGGTCATCAACCAAAAAATGTTACATAATCATGCGCAAAACACACAGAACAAGAATCCAATCCCAATAGCAGTCCCAACAACAAAGCCGCCGTTCCGCCTTTGCACCTTATCGATATTCAAGAATCGTTTTCCAAATacacaaaataataatcaaaaatGAGAAAACGAAAAGTGATGAGGAAGCGCTGAAcaagtaaaattaaaatatgaatAACGCAATCTTTTCTCACATGGCTAAGCATTCTGGTCGTAGGAATCGGAGGCAACCCGCTGTCAAACAGGTAAGCAGAGGGTTAAGTCTGCCGctccttgttgttgctgtttttggGGGAGTGTCCATTGTTGGATGTTTCttcttaagtttttgttttatttctcctttttttgAGCTGTCATGCATAATAAAATTCCAATATATTCGAGCGTACGCCTTCGCCCTGTCTTCGTTCTCAATTGCGGATCCTTATCAAACAAGAAAAGTGACGTGAGCTCTACATCTCCCCCATCCCAGAATAGCCAGCATCGGATCCCCAAACTCAAACCCCTGCCCAAAAGATGATGCACAGGAACCGGAGCCCCACGCCCTGTCCAAGTGTTGGGTTTTATTGGCCAGCGGCCAATCGGGCTCAGCAGTGCGACTCGGATGATGACACTGACCCACTGATAGTCtaccaaaaaccaaaccaaaagcCAAGCCCAGCCCAGGTCAGGTTGGCAAGGTGAGACGCCTCTCAGCTCTGCCCATAAATATGCCAGTTTCGAAGGCCTGGGGGCCTGGAGATTAGCCAAAGTTTGTGGGGAAACTTTTCACATCCAGATAGTGAAAGAAAAAGTGAATATATTAAGTCTGTCTAGTTCTTTAGAATCCAGGAATACCCATGTGTCAAATATATCATGAGCCAGGGAATGGCTCATAAAAACTATTGtaatttttcagttttcaaaTTAAAGGTAAAGCAAAAATTAAAGATTCTCCCATCTtacattt
This window contains:
- the LOC6499278 gene encoding indole-3-acetaldehyde oxidase, encoding MSTTFTINGQPYSVNLTDLPPDITLNTFIREHAQLTATKFMCQEGGCGACVCAVSDGKSSWTVNSCLKLLNTCSQLEIVTCEGLGNQNSGYHPIQKRLAKMNGTQCGYCSPGFVMNMYGLLEQHGGRVTMSEVENSFGGNICRCTGYRPILDAMKSFAVDSDIEVPAECTDIEDLSVKPRNCPRTGKICGGGCQRSKLIYEEGYQWYWPKTLVELFEALENIEDSDEFMLVAGNTAHGVYRRSPDIKHFIDVSGLEELYQHSSDSQQLKLGANMSLTQTMEILQSTSKQPGFEYLEVLWNHIDLVANVPVRNSGTLAGNIATKKHHPEFPSDIFISFEALDVKVLAMENATDEQEMTLEEFLSDSNKKLVLKAFHLPAYPKDKFIYDSYKIMPRAQNAHAYVNAAFLLEVESDSTVESARICFGGIRPDFTHAAPIEQLMVGHKPFESGLIEQLFNKLENLIQPDEVLPDASPAYRSKLACGLLYKFLLKHAPDAEVSEKFKSGGQSLQRPLSSGMQLFQTQKQNYPVTQAVQKLEGMIQCSGEATYMNDVLTASNSVYCAFVGATKVGATIDQIDASEALQQPGVVAFYSAKDIPGTNTFCEPSFGYQAEEIFCSGLVLYSEQPVGMIVALTADQAQRAVKFVNINYSNPRADFQLMPSLKHVFSSPTLDASRIVPLAVSKLKDVKFSDKPDVEVRGIFEMGLQYHFTMEPQTTVVIPFEDGLRVFSATQWMDHTQSAIAHMLQIKAKDVQLQVRRLGGGYGSKISRGNQVACAASLAAYKLNRPVRFVQTIESMMECNGKRWACRSEYQCHVKSNGKIVGLSNDFYEDAGWNTNESPVQGHSTSTASNCYEFTESNFKVSGHAVLTDAPSSTWCRAPGSVEGIAMMENIIEHVAFEIQKDPADVRLANINKKSKMATLLPEFLKTREYFSRKKEIEAYNSNNRWKKRGLGLSVMNFPIIYLGQFPATVAIYHVDGTVVVTHGGIEMGQGMNTKVAQVAAYTLGIDLSYIKVESSETINGANSMVTGYAIGSESVCFAVRKICETLNARLKPVRKPKASWVETVEAANAQLINLIASDQCKAGDMQTYQVLGLALSEVEIDVLTGNILIKRVDLLEDAGESLSPWIDVGQVEGAFVMGLGYWLSELLIYEGDNGRLLTNRTWNYKPLGAKDIPIDFRVELMHNPRPNGAGFMRSKATGEPPCVLAVSVIFALQQALQSARQDAGLPREWLRLGAPTTPETLVLNSGHQVAEFKLK